In Scleropages formosus chromosome 6, fSclFor1.1, whole genome shotgun sequence, the genomic stretch tccCGATATGGGTGGGAGTGGTCTGGGAAACCTATGTTGGTAGAGATAAGTAGGAGTGGCCTTGAGAACCCATATGTGAAGGGACCGGTTGGAGGGTCCTGAGATACTAACCTGGCCAGGGTATAGTGACTCCAGGGCCTCTCCTTGCATCAAGAACATGTTAATGAAGTGGACCAGGATACTGGGGGCCAGGGCAGAGTGCCGGGAAGAGAAGGCCAGCCATTTATACACCACCATGAAGACCAGGTAGCCGAAGAGGCAGAGCAGGAAGAGCAGCTCCGGCAAAAAGAGCAAGTACAGGCCAAACCTCTGTCTGAAATGTCTACAAGGAGGAGACCCCATCAGAGAGGACAGAGTCCAGAGTCCAACATGGTCCAATATCTCTCCTCCTGACAATCCTCAGCTTCAAGTAagcactgttttattttacatcttcTCTTCAATAAAGACAGTTCCCAGTTCTAAAGTGACTGTTTAATAAACTTAGAACACTACACTTATACACTCACACTGTCTCGAGTAGTTTTCTTCCGGTACACTCTCTAAACTGgcacctgctgcagcagcatatACAACAATAGTTCCTATTGTTACAAGCACCATGAAAGAGCACAGATATAGCCAGATCATAATGGAAACTACAGAAGTCATCAAAACCAAGAGCTGTAGCCAGTACAGTTTGGTACTGGCAGATCTAGCAGTGAGGACAAGCACATTAAGTATAACAAAGCTAACTGAGCAAATCAAAGTAAacacgcacaaaaaaaaataaaataatacaggtATATCTCAGTATACGGACTCTGGGTTTACAGATTTTCAGTATAACAGCCCCAGAAAACTTGTACCCCTGTTCAGTATATAGACCAACTGCTCCTAGCATTAGGTGTTAGAGGCAGATTTCTCCCCAGTGATACAGAATTCAATCAGGCACAGATTGTTAAACAATATATGATAACctcttcttaattttgcattgattttcatttttttgttcattatatgcatgtttttcttttattcttatCAGCTGGAAAGTAGTCATTCATGTCCCAGGCATCTAATCTCCTATTGTCCCCTGGAGCCCTGAGTGAGGTAACTCACAGGTAGttgaacacacccaggatgaccCCAAAGGTCATGTGAATGACCCCCAAGATGACGGACATCTTCATCTTGTAAGAGTTGAGGAAGGTCAGGCGGTTTGATGCCATGTTCCAGATCTTACAGACAGGATAAGGAATAAGTCAGTCAATGATCTTTTCATATGAAACAGAGCAACAAGTGTCCATTGGATGAAACAAGCACTTACAGGGTCAATCCCGAGGGGGTACGGACCACTGAAGACACCGGAGACATTTGGGTCAAGGGTGAGCAAGACATTTGCTCGAAGAGTTTCAttcctggaagaaaaaaaacacaggatgtTTTAAGTAGAATATGTAGCATGACCCCTAAGGTTGTCACAGTAACCTTTAACTCTTTAATCTGATGTCTACAATCAGAGTTAAAACACATGGCAATTAACAATAGGTGCATGCAATGGAAActaaaaatcactgcttttctcCTTCATCTCTCAAGAAATTGAGAAATGTATTCATGGTGGAAAAGCATCATTTTGAGAGATCTTGGACCTCAGCCATTGTGGAAGAGGACTCCACAATGTTAcattcctttctctttcttgcCCTTTCCACCAGAAGAGCAATTTAGCAAAGCTCTCACGTCCACTGGTCCTGGGAAAACATGGCCCTGACGCTCCACCCCGAGCCAAAGATGTTAAGCGATTTTGAGAAGCAGTCATTGTAGATGAGTCCCGTGTAGACAGAGAAGATGCCCATCATTAGGATGATGTATCGTCCCTCAAAGAGGATCCTAAAGATCTGAGCACACAACAGCACACAGCACCTCCTGAACATGAATGAGAGGCACATAAAAACGTTTTTGAGAACCTACATTTAAACACTGGTATCTCACCTCGTTCCTGCTGCGCTTCACCCGTGGGTTGTTTTCGTGAAAGAGCATCCACAGGGCAAAGAGCGCCAAGACCATGCCATGACCCAAGTCGCCAAACATCACGGCAAACAGGAAGGGAAACGTGATGATGGTAAACGGAGCTGCCAGggtgacacacagacacacagtgaggTTGGCTTGTACCTGAAACACCTCTGCACTCTTCTGCTCTTCACACACATTGATCATTGACCCTCAGGAACACTAGACACAAGCTGTATcaactgtggaagtgagctgaattaagggAATCCAAAACTCCCATTCTGTGTGAGTACTCTTTACTGCCACGTATCAGTTTGGAGGTTAAATACCggctgtatttacatttattcatttggcagatgcttttctcctaagagacttccaaggaactctatgtagtgctattaacccacacatcttattcaaccaaggtgactcacactgcttgatacactacttacaataggtaacttatccatacatcagtagaacacactctctgtcactcacacactatgggtgaacctgaacagcaggtctttgaactgtgggaggaaatccatgcagacatggggaaaacatgcaaactctacacagactgagcggggatcaaatccatgtcctctcgcacccacacaggtgctgtgagacagcagtgcactaactgtgccatcgtgccacctACAAACATTTGCTGCACAACAAAtagaaatattataaaatgcaTAAGTGCTACTAAAAATgctactaaaaataaataagaaaaatgtatgcattctatgggggtgcggtagcacagtgggcatgaccaggtcctgctctctagtgggtttggggttcgagtcctgcttggggtgccttgtgatggactggcatgccgtcctgggtgtggctcCTCCAGcttttcgccctgtgttgccgggttaggctctggcgcGCCgcaacttcagccagtgtgtgtgtgtattctcagAGATTCGAAACTTAATCGGGGGAGGAGGAGCCAGCGTGTTTAAGTTTAGCAGTGAAATTTGTGACAAAATGCTTCAAAGAAGACATGCCTGTGCAGTTTTATCAGAAAGCTCAGTATTTATGCAAATGCTAGTACCTTCAGCAGGTCTCACCTGGGTTAACCTCCCTGTAACAGCCCACCCCATAGGCCTCCACAATATTCTGGAAGCCAGAGGTAAACTTGTTGGTACGGAGAAGAGTGGGCGGTGTGTCGTGACTCGGGATGCGGTTGACGAAGGAAGGAACCGTGGCTCCGCTTCTTCTCTGGAGGAAGGAAGGGTATGAGTGTAAAACTAGTCAACCCAGTGGTCAGCTGCGTCAACTTGTTTGACAACCGGGCCAGTGATGGAGTTTGTTCTGGAATTGTGTGGTACGGTTTGAACATGCTCCGTGGTACACTCAGGCCTACTTCACAGTACACCTAACATTTCTTAGATGGGAACtttgaaggaaaacagaaaacacggGAGGTCACTCACAGAACCCTCTTCAAGCGCCCCCCGCAGGGCCGCCAGTGAATCCACAGGGCACCACACTTCCGCAATGAGGCACTTGTTGGTCACGTCGAAGCTGCACATGTTTAAGGTGTGATAAATGGCCTTCATCTTCTGCACCTGTATAGCCCAGGTGAACACGGACTCGGAGGCCTTATTCAGGACCTGGCGAAGGTAATCCTCTGTCCTGCTGAGCACCTGCAGGGTAGGGGACCTTACCTGACTGCTCGTGGAACACAACCAGACCACTTAAACCCATCAAAACCCTTGATCAGTTGCTGCAGGTTTACACCCAGTTCAACTTTTGAGCTGTGCCAGTTAGGAAATAGGACCTCTGTCCAGCAGTCGACTAAAAAAGAGCTGGATCCAATAGGCCACTGTTCTGTACGCTGTGGAGATAGTACCATCTAAGggaatgtatgtatatatgaaacTGACAAATACAAACAGGTAAGGTACATAACAGTGAGCATGGGTGAGTGGTCAAATTGTAGTCGAAGTGGGCCTATGGCACATATGTACTGCATATGCAAATTATGCATTATCAATATGCTGATAACACTGGAAGCCATGGCAGGCGTACGGTGTGCAGGTCCTGGATCCGAGTGGCCAGGCTCTCCATGACATCGCAGCGTTCCTCGTCCGTCTCGGGGTGCGGGTACAGGTGACAATGGTAGCTGGACCAGAGAAGGACAAGACTGACCTCAATATACATTCATTATAtaaattttgaataaatttgtGAAACTGATTCTCTTGTATGTTCATTGTACGTTTTTCCTTTAGAATACACATTAGTTTACTGTTCTCATGCACTGTTCACATTGCACTTTTTCACCGTGTCACTAAAACACCTGCGTTTCACTGCATTATTTTTCAGGATTGCTCCACATGTTCCTTCAGTCTTTCTTGTAATTACATCTTGATAACTGCTGGAATAATTAGTAAATGCATTATGAGTCTAAAATGGTATGTTGCTGTTTCAAAACTGACTTATTGATGGAAACTCTTGGTGAAATCTGGACATCAGTATTTAAGGAGATGAAAATGATGTTTCCGGCCATGAGCTATGGAATATGATAAAATGTGATGAGCAGCAGTGCTGACTGGGAAAAGCTGATCCCATCATTTTGTACATCGCAGGACCAACCATTCACAGATCTTCTGGACTTTCTGGCCGATCTGGTCTCCCCAGAAGGAGATGAGAAACACCACGGTGTCCATGGAGTTTTCCCCCTGCATGCAGTAGGCACAGAGAGAAACTCATCAACAGGATGAGTTACTGCAGCATCACAGGCTAGGAGTGAACATGAACAGTGATGATTATTATAACCTGAAGAAGGTGCAGATGCACTCATAGCATCTGCAGTGAAGTCTGAAAGCGCTACAGTAATGAGCTTAGAGGGTGAGGAGCACCAGCTCACCAGGATGGGGTCCCTCGAGCTGTCCTGCATGTCTGAGTAGCTGAGGATGGTGTAGCCCTTGCACACTCTCCACAGGAGCCTCTCAAAGGCCTCCACCTTCATGCGGGGGATCAGACCCGAGATGAACCTGGAGGATGGAGACACCAGTACTGTATGTGGGGCCAACCACACATTACTACAAAACTGATTACACTGAATGTATGTTAATGTGCCTCtatgggtgtgtttgtgtgtaaaggTGTATGtacctaaccataaccctaaccctaaacgtAACCTTAACCATAAAGCTAACCCTAAATGAGGATAAGGAAAAACGAGGTAACATTTTATAGGTCAAGTACATTTGCTTATGTAGCCAAGTTGACTTAGTAGGTCATTCCGTCCCATTTAACACATAAGGGCAACAGACTTCACAAACACTTTGTATACACTCAATATTTAGGCTTTGCAACGTCTCTAAaggtgaaagtgtgtgtgtgtgtgtgtgtgtgtgtgtgtgtgcgtgtgtgaacgAGCTCTGTTCACCCCAGTTTGGCCCCCAGGCGCTGCATGCTGGTGTATCCAGTCACAGAGTCCTTCTCCAGGCAGGGGAACTCCTCATACTGGGGACCCAGGGACTCGCGCTGCAaccacacacaaatacacagtcaggaaacacgcacacacacacacagcttctccTGGGTCCTCACTCAGACAGGTGGAGGGGGGCAGACACCCACCTCGGAATTGCGCTGCACGAAGCTGTGCGTGACCCTCAGCACGTGCGTGTACTCGGTGAACTCCACCAGGTTCCGCTGCAGCTCCTCCTTGTTCCTGTTCACCTCTCTCAGCTCGACCTCCAGTCGCTGGAGCTGCTCCTAGGTAACGGAAATGTCTACAGTTGGAGCACTGAGGACCGCATTGCGCTCGTCTGAGCTCCTCGATTGCACCGTGTGGCTGAGGGGTTAAGGTCAAGGCCTTGAGCATACACCAGTAGTAGGACCGGTTTCTGTTCGGTCCTTGACTTGCCACGCCCAATATCTGAACCCGTGTTTTGTGATGTTGGCGATTACTGGTGGATCGGGCAAGAGGTGCAAAGACCAAGAACATGGCCTTGGTGTATAGGTGGTGGAGATGTTTCAAAGACAATAAACTAAAGGGATTGACCCCAGTCAAGCTGGGAGACCGTTCGCGGTCTGATGAAGAGGTGAAGAAAGCTACAGCCGCCGCCTTCGTTCAGCACTGGACACTGTTTAAAAGTTTAAGGAGCACCCCGAATGTACAGTGTAAGGGAAGGTGctttgaaaaggaaaagctTCCCATCTAGAGCAATCTTCAGATGCTATCAGACAGACTATGTCTCCAAGCCTTTCAATCACCCTTCACAGTTAGTGTTTCATTCTGTATATGTAGTAGAGACTGCCTCCACCTGCATGGTCGTCCTCTCAAATGCAATTCGCACTGACTGCTTACCAACTGCCACCAGCAGCCCAGACTCAGGCACAGAGAAATCTTCCCACCCAAAAACAGGTACAATTATCATCATCACTCTATTGTTTACTCGGTTGGCATGTCGGGAGagagggacaggcgaagggacCTTACCATGATCTCCAGGACGTTCCGGGG encodes the following:
- the LOC108930107 gene encoding V-type proton ATPase 116 kDa subunit a-like isoform X1, translating into MGSLFRSEEVCLAQLFLQSGSAYDCISELGELALVEFRDLNPNVSSFQRKFVGEIKRCEEMERILGYLLREIRKASIALPEAEVSPAAPQPRNVLEIMEQLQRLEVELREVNRNKEELQRNLVEFTEYTHVLRVTHSFVQRNSERESLGPQYEEFPCLEKDSVTGYTSMQRLGAKLGFISGLIPRMKVEAFERLLWRVCKGYTILSYSDMQDSSRDPILGENSMDTVVFLISFWGDQIGQKVQKICECYHCHLYPHPETDEERCDVMESLATRIQDLHTVLSRTEDYLRQVLNKASESVFTWAIQVQKMKAIYHTLNMCSFDVTNKCLIAEVWCPVDSLAALRGALEEGSRRSGATVPSFVNRIPSHDTPPTLLRTNKFTSGFQNIVEAYGVGCYREVNPAPFTIITFPFLFAVMFGDLGHGMVLALFALWMLFHENNPRVKRSRNEIFRILFEGRYIILMMGIFSVYTGLIYNDCFSKSLNIFGSGWSVRAMFSQDQWTNETLRANVLLTLDPNVSGVFSGPYPLGIDPIWNMASNRLTFLNSYKMKMSVILGVIHMTFGVILGVFNYLHFRQRFGLYLLFLPELLFLLCLFGYLVFMVVYKWLAFSSRHSALAPSILVHFINMFLMQGEALESLYPGQMGLQVFLLVVAFLSVPVLLLGKPLYLYWLHQGGKSLGAYRGYERVRRGSEDDVAVMRDNDTEDGGGLSDPTNREIQKRFDLGEVLLHQVIHTIEYCLGCISNTASYLRLWALSLAHAQLSEVLWNMVLRPSLRVDSKYTGVLLVPVFGLFATLTVSILLLMEGLSAFLHALRLHWVEFQNKFYNGNGVKFVPFAFSLLPSILEQDGFLSD
- the LOC108930107 gene encoding V-type proton ATPase 116 kDa subunit a-like isoform X2, with product MGSLFRSEEVCLAQLFLQSGSAYDCISELGELALVEFRDLNPNVSSFQRKFVGEIKRCEEMERILGYLLREIRKASIALPEAEVSPAAPQPRNVLEIMEQLQRLEVELREVNRNKEELQRNLVEFTEYTHVLRVTHSFVQRNSERESLGPQYEEFPCLEKDSVTGYTSMQRLGAKLGFISGLIPRMKVEAFERLLWRVCKGYTILSYSDMQDSSRDPILGENSMDTVVFLISFWGDQIGQKVQKICECYHCHLYPHPETDEERCDVMESLATRIQDLHTVLSRTEDYLRQVLNKASESVFTWAIQVQKMKAIYHTLNMCSFDVTNKCLIAEVWCPVDSLAALRGALEEGSRRSGATVPSFVNRIPSHDTPPTLLRTNKFTSGFQNIVEAYGVGCYREVNPAPFTIITFPFLFAVMFGDLGHGMVLALFALWMLFHENNPRVKRSRNEIFRILFEGRYIILMMGIFSVYTGLIYNDCFSKSLNIFGSGWSVRAMFSQDQWTNETLRANVLLTLDPNVSGVFSGPYPLGIDPIWNMASNRLTFLNSYKMKMSVILGVIHMTFGVILGVFNYLILVHFINMFLMQGEALESLYPGQMGLQVFLLVVAFLSVPVLLLGKPLYLYWLHQGGKSLGAYRGYERVRRGSEDDVAVMRDNDTEDGGGLSDPTNREIQKRFDLGEVLLHQVIHTIEYCLGCISNTASYLRLWALSLAHAQLSEVLWNMVLRPSLRVDSKYTGVLLVPVFGLFATLTVSILLLMEGLSAFLHALRLHWVEFQNKFYNGNGVKFVPFAFSLLPSILEQDGFLSD